The genome window TAGTTGACCACAATCTGCTTGTCTGTGGCCGCCGCGACGCTGCTCCGAGCGTAGCTGGGAACTTCAGCTGCATCAGTGTAGTACTGTTGCAAGACGGTTTCTACTTCAGTGCTAACGGAGTAGTCTAAGCCGTTTGCCAAGGAAACCAGAACTTGAACACGAGGAATATTTTGGTTGGGTCGGAAGACGTTACCAGGGTAGCCAGCTAAGAAGCCAGTTGTGTAGGCTTCCTGAATCGCGCTATATGCCCAATAGCTCTGAGACACGTCCACAAAGTTTACAGCAGACCGCTCTTGAGACCGACTAAAGGCTTTGCGGATCATGGCCGCGAACTGAGCGCGAGTTACAGGCTCGTCGGGACGGAATGTGCCATCAGGGAATCCAGCGATGACATCTCGCTCAGAGAGTTCACGAATAAAACTAGCGGCCCAATAACTAGAAGAAACGTCAGAAAAGCTAGTGGTTTGTGCTTGAGCAGGCATCATCATAACCATTGGGGCAGATGCGCCGGCAATGGTGCTCAGGGCTAAAAATGCAGCGGTTCCAGACTGCCAACGGTTGAAGCTAGACATATTGAGGGCGTTCTCCAAAAAACAAGAAGCAAATCCGTTATCTTAATCAACTAGACCTTATTAGAGGTAATTTGTTCCTAAAACTATCTAGGGTTAGAAATTCAGTGATTTCAATGACAAATTACCTAAAATTCCGCAATTTCTGGCCTAAGTTGACATTTGACATTCTTAGCTTATGGACGTATGGGGAACTCAATTAGTTTCTCCAATCCGGAGAATTTAAGCGGCCAATTTTAGGGTTGTTAGTAAAAGGGATACAAGTGCCCTGACCCAAATTCGGGCACCAAAGCAAAAATGGGAGCTGAAGCAAGTTCAACCCCCATTGATTAGGACCCATTGATAGGACAGCGATCGCCATCCGTCTATAAAATCTTGTGCTTACCCCGCTTGGGGAGCGTTGGCGCAAACGTAATTAATAACGGCTTTGGCACTACTGCCTGTGGCAGGGTTAGCGAGTCTACCGCGATCGCTATAGTCAAACTTCTGGAGCACTTTGCGGCTCTTATCATATGCGGTGAGCCGTCGTAGCCGAGTAGTGCCTGCCTTGCAGTCTACAGAGCGGTAAATTACAGCGCCGTAAACAGGCTGGTTGACTGGGGAATCTAGAAACACGTTGTTAGGCTGCTTGAAGTCGCGGTACTCCCAA of Trichocoleus sp. FACHB-46 contains these proteins:
- a CDS encoding surface-adhesin E family protein, producing the protein MLMRHLLKLAVTAALLAHAPTALAEKWVQVTVNSVGDRFLVDASSIENRSGSVWYWEYRDFKQPNNVFLDSPVNQPVYGAVIYRSVDCKAGTTRLRRLTAYDKSRKVLQKFDYSDRGRLANPATGSSAKAVINYVCANAPQAG